In Theileria equi strain WA chromosome 4 map unlocalized gcontig_1105316255033, whole genome shotgun sequence, the following are encoded in one genomic region:
- a CDS encoding Cytosol aminopeptidase family, catalytic domain containing family (encoded by transcript BEWA_016220A) → MAKEEERRDGLFFDSLTYFLVGLSVALIYSFADNDHFMFYKVFREAGIHVDFPHYYTRQLVVFWGFVASFTFMFVGVFNKKICTFVGWLVPLSYLYIISKVTEYGSVKFGTGMLRAIAVTSIVSHIFQTCFVFQIFEETEGLFQRLLSFVGGYFLGYPVVTRLLLRRVLVDGMMDSASIGDDLFHFCTTLFFITFTMAACLTYLFYGMTGGMNTHYWLPAFSPSMGDKISLGTCVYLWILNPVCISILPQTLMEQSEYHNHVFIQRVTFAIALLAIPSVVGSMDVSMRCILTLWKKRTLRYLEGLKAAIMVSEELNEMVEEDGREESPLSIVYNSSDIKVPSHIDTWSSINCDSFSDWEHRDVETRDSILSAILILDLLIKLENTLELGLVEDILKLYCSSKTKDPLVTCTVLLTDNKQVLLTVLSRSMGMSKGLLTQVEKIPNCYNGGFGDSTKRCCFKKGVCKGTSLAGTTSNEGTENKTCDCCCPVSIAEIRDFVRESVSSTEDSICTMVTRINADTILSSMEASDLTLDSAKVCVAVLKAYYQSCIWLLISILCIEEAILLAVWFCKLCELCKNICKIIDEKTPKCQCINKSKEGTAVTIKTCSVTTLENFDDCDCLCIVSYYGIRTSVETIMTRLHCLRTELVTRANTTCTFQKVETSDLASEAYLLDSIKAAIILFFGLDSVYKFIVETFKDACWCCHKDKDPLYPAILSCLLVCYRLCSRLFRDASEGTKILEDALLWYKCIFAAKKSSIANVPTKNVENKVEEVKGDKEVKTEDCEGGAVAKTRNLKLTITSFETFVKSAQTSLSYFYRTNNRDGEGYAVYYAINVDKTKKAVKYLSRLAMTDQKNYTLSSKNLVLREGMSKSGFSSGSCVNIIEDKAKLEDQKKESPCKCFSSEGEDICASCEKGEQCNGCKNCECKCKCPENEGCPCGKTQDKSCKDNVFTRLSQIIECKCGTEEKEKKCSNCFNKLCSSLSNLTNKISEVSGSKKEEEKKECEHPGKCGGICCQTRRFSHFLKTYVISVFRDIYKELNCKEIKCKCCPCCKKNGELFKCKCQCKEDKKEKECGCKCNCSDTEGCSSEGAECKCECRCELCWKNFFRCFVICGLKCGDQCKSEGKGCCKCCCTKTGQEQCKCENSHKDDGKCTHKCENCLLCLYTTNMFFCSKCCSQQSETECKKSAISCKCTCGTGTDKCCCKEIAEDKKKEGELASLKLDCCCGDRLGCSIDKITCLLKCFETELPGLYCLASKLDCQLFQFCEQLCSVLDTLEDVKFVLEKAIKIVECRITKVKCMIKCYSAKFKSLKEQIESIDKKDEMYPQVVDLVKKTGKFAVLVTSYSPEIEATYMKTDFHSELLKSTTQNLAEVAMRVEDTSQLAASTGRSRVALLADSKTVQVDAPNKSEKDNSSILKEYIFIVCRIIFLLLRFQILDPNRLWLVKVFTVAFSILSAVYLNLFITELSSDLGKHTGYSINLILLCGVGTNFIYSWLFHLFDYVSIVYPFGNIVSKLETSNPSVDYGKSRYSMFISLISSLRTEFNSIFGIFSDLDTTSSYSGIRQNVYPFSTMSKSLISSFRGTLDFTPILNGPNRSVSAIMDHISFTLLGCHSDDLLTKSSGYFGDLNREMLWHSWYANTVITDTTLFYYYLRRSILFEMSEIARLRPVDKPFSRGFTNSRQLWKHFGKIQVDLSFNASLKSPEIEIPRSRHQLNLLRERLYQEYRQKWLVYQLRATKSLVNVPLDEHSSTEDLPFLYIKELDTVHLTANSLDKLDKKYSDVYRGTKINNCKVLKKEIKTWRSSKLGFCETLSDEGECKRAVNTAVKSLERFFDTCEDHKPVKDMIEYITSTDYYSTYTHGDSDLDTDHKMALFDLTFHQDGLENNYRIFKGFKNSISHTLDHQLEIAKRNKTTSLIPLGIYTLHYGLQISHNTLEQIEKGLALEFKVLEKDECEELGMGAYLAVSQGSVHPPKFLHATYKSDGDIKKKIAFVGKGIMFDAGGYNVKNATTMIHLMKLDMGGMATVFGAAEAIAKLKPKHVEVHFISATCENMVDANSYRPGDIVTASNGKTIEVINTDCEGRMTLADALCYAESLGVDVVLDTATLTGAQIVALGGDNVQQDENGYFYNSDDGQVNLTEDWYPDPEGIYRKFTHTPKGGSIKEILHKGSALSGINLSSHTSVSVYYWTLDTDYSQPLLIQLGEGINEYYIRSNDDNWTKYHDSNSLQKDLDKQNCTRNRAHIVLISDKSDGYQCPGCDTQKINVLTSSPSGYNSHRHSIGYSSSISVTTFKDDKNGQVGLPPVKDAQYVIVYRRKSGDTNPLLIYYKQDEEKWFRRNTSDGNTWSEVSKDKKPTNPNEDTDGKIKDLLQLSEYHPQITLDLSTSATNYSDSNTGIHITVRSSPVEGGYSEFEHSLFGGLFTVKSVMHGTTPLTGITSDGQLDSVTAYYYGDHPSEEKRLLLVELRSRGGIKYQYFHRETKDAKDWKEYSISDQESTRLQGKYLKTELDKLKKVQFPSGKSTLRKVLEGCGETGAAGGVGAEAYNFFFNPDKSATRQIIRLLTRLL, encoded by the exons ATGgcaaaagaggaagaaaggaGGGACGGTCTCTTCTTTGACTCTCTCACCTACTTTTTGGTGGGACTGAGTGTGGCTCTAATCTACTCCTTTGCGGACAATGACCACTTTATGTTCTACAAGGTCTTCAGAGAGGCTGGAATCCATGTAGACTTTCCACACTACTACACTCGTCAACTGGTTGTGTTTTGGGGATTCGTAGCCTCGTTCACGTTCATGTTCGTCGGAGTGTTTAACAAGAAGATATGCACATTTGTTGGTTGGCTGGTGCCTCTCTCGTACCTCTACATCATTTCAAAGGTTACAGAGTATGGGAGTGTCAAGTTTGGGACTGGCATGCTTCGTGCCATTGCAGTGACCTCCATAGTCTCCCACATCTTTCAGACCTGCTTCGTATTCCAAATCTTTGAGGAGACTGAGGGCTTGTTCCAGAGACTACTGAGCTTTGTTGGAGGCTACTTTTTGGGATACCCAGTGGTTACTAGACTCCTCCTCAGGAGAGTCTTGGTGGATGGAATGATGGATAGTGCTTCCATAGGAGATGATCTGTTCCACTTTTGCACAacactcttcttcataACGTTTACCATGGCTGCATGTCTGACTTACCTCTTTTATGGTATGACTGGGGGTATGAATACTCATTATTGGCTACCAGCCTTTTCCCCGTCAATGGGAGACAAGATAAGTCTAGGCACCTGTGTCTACCTTTGGATTCTCAACCCGGTTTGTATAAGCATACTACCTCAGACCTTGATGGAACAGTCGGAATACCACAACCACGTCTTTATTCAGAGAGTTACCTTTGCAATAGCTCTACTGGCTATACCCTCAGTAGTGGGCTCAATGGACGTCTCAATGCGCTGTATACTGACTctgtggaagaagaggacCCTGAGATATCTGGAGGGACTAAAGGCTGCCATAATGGTCTCTGAGGAACTGAATGAGATGgttgaagaagatggaaGGGAGGAGTCTCCACTCTCTATAGTCTACAACAGTTCAGACATTAAAGTGCCCTCTCACATTGACACTTGGTCCTCTATAAACTGTGACTCTTTCAGTGACTGGGAACACAGAGACGTTGAGACCAGAGACTCCATTCTCTCGGCAATCCTTATCCTGGACCTGCTAATCAAGTTGGAGAATACTCTAGAGTTGGGACTCGTTGAAGACATTCTAAAGTTGTACTGCTCTTCCAAGACTAAAGATCCACTTGTTACCTGCACAGTGCTTCTGACTGACAATAAACAGGTCCTCCTCACCGTCCTGTCAAGATCCATGGGAATGTCAAAGGGACTCCTCACTCAGGTCGAGAAGATACCCAATTGCTATAATGGAGGTTTTGGTGATAGCACTAAACGTTGCTGTTTTAAGAAGGGTGTCTGTAAGGGTACTTCTCTTGCTGGTACTACCTCTAATGAGGGCACTGAGAATAAAACCTGTGACTGTTGTTGTCCAGTGTCAATCGCTGAGATTAGAGACTTTGTGAGAGAATCCGTTTCTTCCACTGAGGATAGCATCTGCACAATGGTTACTAGGATAAATGCAGATACGATACTATCATCCATGGAAGCCTCTGATCTAACACTTGACTCTGCAAAAGTCTGTGTAGCGGTACTAAAGGCTTACTACCAAAGCTGTATCTGGCTTCTCATCTCAATACTGTGCATAGAGGAGGCTATCCTACTCGCTGTTTGGTTCTGCAAACTTTGTGAGCTATGCAAGAACATCTGCAAAATTATAGATGAGAAGACACCAAAGTGTCAGTGTATAAATAAATCTAAGGAAGGTACTGCTGTAACCATTAAGACTTGTTCTGTGACTACTCTTGAGAACTTTGACGACTGTGACTGTCTCTGCATAGTCTCTTACTATGGTATCAGGACTAGTGTGGAGACTATAATGACCAGACTTCACTGTCTGAGGACAGAACTTGTTACCAGAGCTAATACTACATGTACATTTCAAAAGGTAGAAACCTCCGATTTGGCTTCTGAGGCATACTTGCTGGACTCCATCAAGGCAGCCATCATACTATTCTTTGGTCTTGACAGTGTTTACAAGTTCATAGTAGAAACGTTTAAAGACGCATGCTGGTGTTGTCATAAGGACAAGGACCCTCTTTATCCAGCCATACTCTCATGTCTGCTTGTCTGCTATAGACTTTGTTCCAGACTCTTCCGAGATGCTTCTGAGGGCACTAAAATCTTGGAGGATGCACTGCTCTGGTACAAGTGTATCTTTGCGGCTAAGAAGAGCTCTATAGCTAATGTACCTACAAAGAatgtagagaataaagTTGAAGAAGTAAAGGGTGATAAAGAGGTCAAGACGGAGGATTGTGAGGGAGGAGCAGTAGCTAAAACCAGGAACCTGAAGTTGACAATCACTTCATTTGAGACATTCGTAAAGAGTGCACAAACTTCCTTATCCTACTTCTATAGAACAAATAACAGAGATGGTGAGGGGTATGCTGTTTACTATGCCATAAATGTAGATAAAACTAAAAAGGCAGTAAAGTACCTTTCTAGGTTAGCAATGACAGATCAGAAAAATTATACCCtttcatcaaaaaatctAGTCCTGCGGGAAGGAATGTCTAAATCTGGTTTTTCGTCTGGAAGTTGTGTCAACATTATTGAAGATAAGGCTAAATTAGAAGATCAGAAAAAAGAATCACCctgtaaatgttttagTAGTGAAGGGGAGGATATTTGTGCAAGTTGTGAAAAGGGAGAACAGTGTAATGGATGTAAAAACTGTGAATGCAAATGCAAATGTCCTGAAAATGAGGGCTGTCCATGCGGTAAAACGCAAGACAAATCTTGCAAGGATAATGTATTCACTCGCCTATCACAAATTATagaatgtaaatgtggGACagaggaaaaggaaaagaaatGTTCTAATTGTTTTAATAAGTTATGCAGTAGTCTGTCTAACTTGACTAATAAAATAAGTGAAGTTTCTGGTAgtaaaaaggaagaagaaaagaaagaatGTGAGCATCCAGGAAAATGTGGAGGAATCTGTTGCCAAACAAGGAGATTCTCACACTTTTTGAAGACATATGTAA TTAGTGTGTTCAGAGATATCTACAAAGAATTAAATTGTAAAGAGATCAAGTGCAAATGTTGTCCTTGCTGCAAGAAAAACGGAGAACTGTTTAAATGTAAGTGTcaatgtaaagaagataagaaggaaaaggaatgTGGATGTAAGTGCAACTGTTCTGATACTGAAGGTTGCTCCTCAGAGGGTGCCGAGTGCAAATGTGAATGTAGATGTGAACTATGTTGGAAAAACTTCTTCAGATGCTTCGTGATTTGTGGACTCAAATGTGGAGATCAGTGTAAATCTGAGGGGAAAggatgttgtaaatgttGCTGTACAAAGACTGGACAAGAGCAATGTAAATGTGAAAATAGCCATAAAGACGACGGTAAATGTACtcataaatgtgaaaaCTGTCTACTTTGTCTTTACACCACTAACATGTTCTTTTGCAGTAAATGCTGTTCCCAGCAATCTGAAACTGAATGTAAAAAATCTGCTATCTCCTGCAAATGCACTTGTGGTACTGGTACTGATAAATGTTGTTGTAAGGAAATCGCTGAAgataagaagaaagaggGAGAATTAGCATCTCTAAAACTGGACTGTTGCTGTGGAGACAGACTTGGATGCTCCATTGATAAGATTACCTGTCTCCTTAAATGCTTTGAAACGGAACTCCCTGGTTTGTACTGTCTTGCTAGTAAACTTGACTGTCAACTATTCCAGTTTTGTGAGCAACTGTGCAGCGTTCTGGACACTCTTGAGGATGTAAAGTTTGTGCTTGAAAAGGCAATAAAGATAGTAGAATGTAGGATCACAAAGGTGAAGTGCATGATAAAGTGTTACTCTGCCAAGTTTAAATCTTTAAAGGAACAGATAGAATCTATAGACAAAAAGGACGAAATGTATCCACAGGTTGTGGACCTTGTCAAGAAGACTGGAAAGTTTGCCGTACTGGTGACATCCTACTCTCCAGAAATTGAGGCTACCTACATGAAGACTGATTTCCACAGTGAACTACTCAAGTCTACCACCCAGAATCTGGCAGAAGTAGCTATGCGTGTAGAGGATACCAGTCAACTAGCTGCCTCAACAGGTCGTAGCAGAGTGGCTTTACTGGCTGACTCCAAGACCGTCCAAGTGGATGCTCCCAACAAGAGTGAGAAGGAtaactcttccattctaAAGGAGTATATCTTTATAGTCTGCAGGATAATCTTTCTTCTACTGAGGTTCCAGATTCTTGACCCTAATCGCCTCTGGCTTGTGAAGGTATTCACTGTTGCATTCAGCATTCTCTCTGCCGTTTACCTCAACCTCTTCATCACAGAGCTTTCTAGTGACCTTGGAAAACATACTGGATACTCGATCAACCTCATACTTCTCTGTGGAGTTGGAACAAACTTCATCTACTCCTGGCTCTTCCACCTGTTTGACTACGTCAGCATAGTCTACCCCTTTGGCAACATTGTCTCTAAACTGGAGACCTCAAACCCCTCGGTGGACTATGGCAAGTCTCGCTACAGCATGTTTATTAGTCTGATATCCTCTCTCAGGACTGAGTTCAACAGCATCTTTGGCATATTCTCAGACCTGGACACCACCAGTTCTTACTCTGGTATTAGACAGAACGTCTACCCGTTCAGCACAATGTCAAAGAGTCTCATCAGTTCATTCAGAGGTACTCTTGACTTTACTCCTATACTCAATGGTCCAAACAGAAGTGTCTCTGCCATCATGGATCACATCTCATTCACTCTACTTGGGTGCCACTCGGATGATCTCCTGACAAAGTCTAGTGGTTACTTTGGTGACTTGAACAGGGAGATGCTTTGGCACTCTTGGTACGCCAACACTGTGATCACTGATACCACTCTCTTTTACTACTACCTCAGACGCTCCATCCTGTTTGAGATGAGTGAGATTGCCCGTCTGAGACCAGTTGACAAGCCATTCTCGAGGGGATTCACCAACTCTAGACAACTGTGGAAACACTTTGGCAAGATTCAGGTAGACCTCTCCTTCAACGCTTCTCTCAAGAGTCCCGAAATTGAGATACCCAGAAGCAGACACCAGTTGAACCTTTTGAGGGAGAGACTCTATCAGGAGTATAGACAAAAGTGGCTGGTATACCAACTCAGGGCTACAAAGTCTCTTGTGAATGTACCTCTGGATGAACATAGCAGTACTGAGGACCTAccattcttgtacattaaGGAACTGGACACTGTACACCTGACTGCAAACTCCCTTGACAAACTGGATAAAAAGTACTCTGACGTCTACAGAGGTACCAAGATAAACAATTGCAAGGTTCTCAAGAAGGAGATCAAGACTTGGAGGAGCTCTAAACTCGGCTTTTGTGAGACTCTGTCTGATGAGGGCGAGTGCAAGAGGGCTGTGAATACTGCAGTAAAATCCCTTGAGAGATTCTTTGACACTTGTGAAGACCATAAACCTGTAAAGGACATGATAGAGTACATTACCTCCACAGACTATTACTCCACCTACACTCATGGAGACTCCGACCTTGACACTGACCACAAGATGGCACTGTTCGACTTGACATTCCACCAAGACGGACTGGAGAATAATTATCGCATATTTAAAGGGTTCAAGAACTCAATTTCTCATACTCTTGACCACCAACTGGAGATCGCCAAGAGGAACAAGACAACCTCCCTCATCCCGCTTGGCATATACACACTTCACTATGGACTCCAGATATCACATAATACACTTGAACAGATTGAAAAGG GACTAGCTCTTGAATTCAAAGTCttggaaaaggatgaatgtgaGGAGCTGGGAATGGGAGCATATTTGGCAGTTTCACAGGGAAGTGTGCATCCTCCAAAGTTCCTTCACGCAACTTACAAGAGCGATGGTGATATCAAGAAGAAGATCGCCTTTGTAGGAAAGGGTATCATGTTTGACGCTGGAGGTTACAACGTCAAGAATGCCACCACTATGATCCATTTGATGAAATTAGACATGGGTGGGATGGCTACTGTATTTGGGGCAGCTGAGGCAATTGCAAAATTGAAGCCTAAACATGTTGAGGTCCACTTTATATCGGCAACCTGTGAGAACATGGTCGACGCAAATTCCTACAGACCTGGTGATATTGTCACCGCTTCCAATGGAAAGACCATCGAGGTCATAAATACAGATTGTGAAGGTCGTATGACCCTTGCTGATGCCTTGTGTTATGCCGAAAGCTTGGGAGTTGACGTCGTTTTGGACACTGCCACTCTAACAGGTGCACAAATTGTCGCCCTTG GAGGTGATAATGTCcaacaagatgagaatggGTACTTCTACAATAGTGATGATGGTCAAGTTAATCTAACGGAGGACTGGTATCCTGACCCAGAGGGAATCTATAGGAAATTTACTCATACTCCAAAAGGTGGCAGCATTAAAGAGATTTTACATAAAGGGAGTGCACTTTCTGGAATTAATCTATCAAGTCATACCAGTGTTTcagtatactactggactCTGGATACCGATTACAGCCAACCTCTCCTAATTCAACTTGGCGAGGGAATTAATGAGTACTACATCCGgagtaatgatgataattGGACAAAGTATCACGATTCAAATAGTCTGCAAAAAGATCTTGATAAGCAAAACTGTACAAGGAATAGGGCACATATTGTATTAATCTCAGACAAGAGTGATGGTTATCAATGCCCAGGTTGTGATACCCAGAAAATTAACGTATTAACTAGCAGTCCCTCAGGTTATAATAGTCATAGACACTCTATTGGttattcatcctccatctcGGTAACTACTTtcaaagatgataaaaatggtcAAGTTGGACTTCCACCTGTTAAAGATGCCCAGTATGTTATTGTTTACCGGAGGAAGTCCGGTGATACAAATCCCCTTCTAATTtattataaacaagatgaagagaagtggttcagaagaaatactAGTGATGGAAATACATGGAGTGAAGTTTCCAAAGATAAGAAACCTACGAATCCTAACGAGGACACTGATGGTAAAATCAAGGATCTTCTCCAATTGTCTGAATATCATCCTCAAATTACTTTAGACCTATCCACTTCAGCTACTAACTATTCGGATAGTAATACTGGTATACACATAACCGTGAGAAGCAGTCCAGTTGAGGGTGGTTATTCTGAGTTTGAACATTCTCTCTTTGGTGGTCTATTTACAGTTAAGAGTGTCATGCATGGAACTACTCCGCTTACTGGAATAACGTCTGATGGACAATTGGACAGTGTTACTGCCTATTATTATGGAGATCATCCTTCAGAAGAGAAAAGGCTTCTCTTGGTTGAGCTGAGATCACGAGGTGGGATCAAATACCAGTACTTTCACAGAGAAACAAAGGATGCCAAGGATTGGAAAGAATATTCTATATCTGATCAGGAAAGTACTAGACTACAGGGAAAATATCTAAAGACCGAACTTGATAAGCTTAAAAAGGTACAATTTCCTTCTGGAAAATCAACACTGCGAAAAGTTCTTGAAGGATGCGGAGAGACAGGTGCAGCTGGAGGTGTTGGAGCTGAAGCATATaacttcttcttcaacCCGGACAAAAGTGCCACAAGACAGATAATTAGGTTGTTAACAAGGCTACTTTAA
- a CDS encoding hypothetical protein (encoded by transcript BEWA_016210A): MGNQNAVLINVGIHPGYSGRADRTYEKGVYTYTYKGRTIKISEEKPEKLPGYKVTRHQKTTGESCSLYHGAIEFHGFVDLIKYTDVYVYFWEGDDDYKVPLVIQLGDADNYYISDVNSTKWKRAYGITFRTLKNDTLKNLLDQENCKKNGAHVMDISKGKEGPYKCPLSTCNKEIFAASFEKAPSYEHSLKFIGSSVTRFEKKGKVQKGLPFPRKVDCFYIYLDLEKNEDTLLIYMDPIGMKHPWHGYLGPRWYRRDFEDENKWIVVKDEFKPAGPYDSDKIVKILLEYLPKQEPIVCTERPEEYSDLETVPMIDPNFTIDKITRLPHLNFRDPEEDVNFSRDSDSPDYGSNYPLFPPEDISLGDRIFIPRNLTLDAPEPPKMLDESPVSPVNINVGPSVPPSEIGIENFEIDIHTKNSSENVVTVDFDATGTYGYDLMAEVYTRDIEGGQASPDFKITNIVFSNPSSEISISKDMTENIKSTDTVVIDVPFIDLLEGQDCSYGLERKSSNSIDAEYSSVFSTTYGGYSTVEIDEVVEHEKYGGVASAIEIIEESSHNMLSTGNERQPISVEIEDPFSTKKTGNLYRTLSGSGEGYSDSVELSYDTSSNIINGASAIIYEDYDTSKYTKHGYESNAYDWDETIYKPGVLDSTIEHIHPSGVEGSPIVVPLGLIPLPPPGVSGVPSVDSPGVIGKAIEEVPQIEIEREVLQSQVELVGDFEVESEGVPIAYLPVQIPDTESETKILLQGSPVAEMAEDTIDGERLKHLIATVFTGSPIAVPKEYITSPIPDVKGDVVKAGMGDIGEGVVPLVQLDGTPIPSVYIDPQTPIPTDAQGSPIDAITIVGQSPDITVTIDNSLVEFSYDSNFVVTGSNSHYYVEENNQNLYSVEEHDDTKVEDIRLETTLPGESSLPNVPTLPVCIADPSITCCWWWYLLWVIIVLLVIILVCVLCRRSIKVLIIKV; encoded by the coding sequence ATGGGAAATCAGAACGCTGTTCTCATAAATGTAGGAATACATCCGGGATATTCAGGCAGAGCCGATCGTACCTATGAAAAGGGGGTTTACACATATACTTATAAGGGTAGAACTATAAAAATTTCGGAGGAAAAGCCTGAAAAGCTTCCTGGGTACAAGGTAACAAGGCACCAGAAGACAACAGGTGAATCTTGTAGTCTTTATCATGGAGCAATAGAATTTCATGGATTTGTAGATTTGATAAAGTATACTGATGTCTACGTCTATTTCTGGGAGGGAGATGATGATTATAAAGTACCCTTGGTTATCCAACTTGGAGATGCAGATAACTACTACATTAGTGATGTTAACAGtacaaaatggaaaaggGCGTATGGCATTACCTTTAGAACCTTGAAGAATGATACTCTCAAGAATCTACTTGATCAAGAAAACTGTAAGAAGAATGGAGCTCATGTTATGGATATTTCCAAGGGGAAGGAAGGACCGTATAAATGTCCACTATCTACTTGTAACAAGGAAATCTTTGCAGCCTCCTTTGAAAAGGCGCCGTCATATGAACATTCCTTAAAATTTATAGGCAGTTCTGTAACTAGGTTTGAGAAGAAGGGAAAGGTTCAGAAGGGATTGCCATTTCCGAGGAAAGTAGATTGCTTTTATATCTATCTTGATCTTGAAAAAAACGAAGATACACTTCTTATCTACATGGATCCGATTGGAATGAAACATCCTTGGCATGGGTATTTGGGTCCGAGATGGTACAGAAGAGATTTTgaggatgaaaataaatggaTAGTAGTAAAAGATGAATTCAAGCCTGCTGGCCCTTACGATTCTGACAAGATAGtgaagattcttcttgAATATTTACCAAAACAGGAGCCTATAGTGTGCACTGAAAGGCCAGAGGAATATTCCGACCTGGAGACCGTTCCAATGATTGATCCTAATTTCACCATTGATAAGATTACTCGTCTTCCTCATCTAAATTTTAGAGATCCTGAGGAAGATGTAAATTTCTCAAGAGATTCCGATTCTCCGGATTATGGAAGTAATTATCCACTTTTTCCACCGGAAGATATCTCATTGGGTGACAGGATATTTATTCCAAGAAATCTGACTTTAGATGCTCCGGAACCCCCTAAAATGCTAGATGAAAGTCCAGTTTCTCCGGTGAATATAAATGTAGGACCTTCTGTTCCTCCATCTGAAATTGGTATAGAAAACTTTGAGATAGATATCCACACTAAAAATTCTTCGGAGAATGTAGTTACCGTTGATTTTGATGCGACTGGGACTTATGGATATGATTTGATGGCAGAGGTTTATACAAGAGATATAGAAGGTGGACAAGCTTCCCctgattttaaaattacaaataTCGTATTTTCTAACCCATCTTCAGAGATCTCAATCTCCAAGGACATGACAGAAAACATTAAATCTACTGATACTGTTGTTATAGATGTACCCTTTATAGATCTACTTGAAGGACAGGATTGTTCATATGGATTGGAAAGGAAGTCATCGAACAGCATTGATGCGGAATATTCCAGTGTATTCTCTACCACTTATGGTGGATATTCTACTGTTGAAATCGATGAGGTAGTAGAACATGAGAAATATGGAGGTGTTGCTTCTGCTATTGAAATAATTGAAGAATCATCCCATAACATGTTGTCAACAGGAAATGAGAGACAACCTATTTCTGTGGAGATAGAAGATCCTTTTTCTACGAAAAAAACTGGAAATCTATATAGAACACTCTCTGGATCTGGTGAGGGATATTCAGATAGCGTTGAATTAAGCTATGATACTTCATCAAACATTATAAATGGCGCTAGCGCTATTATTTACGAAGATTACGATACATCAAAATACACGAAACATGGATATGAATCTAATGCTTATGACTGGGATGAGACTATATACAAACCAGGTGTTTTAGATTCTACAATTGAACATATTCATCCTAGTGGTGTTGAAGGATCTCCAATTGTTGTACCTCTTGGACTTATTCCACTACCTCCTCCCGGTGTTTCTGGCGTACCATCAGTAGATTCTCCAGGAGTAATAGGAAAAGCAATAGAGGAAGTACCACAAATAGAAATAGAGAGAGAAGTATTACAATCACAGGTAGAATTGGTAGGAGATTTTGAAGTAGAATCGGAAGGTGTCCCTATTGCTTATCTACCCGTCCAAATTCCTGATACTGAGTCtgagacaaagattctcctacaaggtAGTCCTGTGGCAGAAATGGCTGAGGATActatagatggtgaaagactAAAACACCTTATTGCTACTGTTTTTACTGGATCCCCAATTGCTGTACCCaaagaatatattacatCTCCAATTCCTGATGTTAAAGGTGATGTTGTTAAAGCTGGAATGGGAGACATTGGTGAAGGTGTAGTTCCTCTAGTTCAGCTTGATGGAACCCCTATCCCCTCTGTTTATATTGATCCACAAACCCCCATTCCTACCGATGCTCAAGGATCTCCTATTGATGCTATTACCATTGTTGGACAATCCCCGGATATAACTGTTACCATTGATAATTCTCTTGTCGAGTTTTCTTATGATTCCAATTTCGTTGTAACTGGTTCGAATTCGCATTATTatgttgaagaaaataatCAGAACCTGTATTCTGTTGAGGAACATGATGATACTAAGGTTGAAGATATACGCCTTGAAACTACCTTACCAGGGGAATCCAGCCTACCTAATGTTCCAACGCTTCCAGTATGTATTGCAGATCCATCCATTACTTGCTGTTGGTGGTGGTATCTTTTATGGGTTATAATAGTTTTACTTGTTATTATTCTGGTATGTGTTCTGTGTAGAAGATCAATAAAAGTCTTGATTATCAAGGTATAG